A region from the Pseudonocardia petroleophila genome encodes:
- a CDS encoding glutamine synthetase III family protein, translating to MSGNTVRLQAIKDVEAYVPPTISHAGEAPGEVFGENVFNKAVMQKRLPKSVFRSVMATIERGARLDPLVADAVASAMKDWALEKGATHYAHVFYPLTGLTAEKHDSFLEPVSDGSALAEFAGKTLVQGEPDASSFPSGGLRNTFEARGYTGWDVTSPAYVLENPNGNTLCIPTVFVSMTGEALDHKTPLLRSQQAMGVHAERVLKLFGHEQPGHIVSFCGPEQEYFLVDRHFFLARPDLLNAGRTLFGAKPPKGQEFDDHYFGAIPERVLGFMMDTERELFKLGIPAKTRHNEVAPGQFEIAPMFERANVAADHQQLLMTTFKTIAKKHGMECLFHEKPFEGVNGSGKHVNFSLGNADLGSLLVPGDTPHENAQFLVFCAAVIRAVHKYSGLLRASVASATNDHRLGANEAPPAIISIFLGDQLADVFDQIAKGRATSSKSKGTMVIGVDTLPVLPTDPGDRNRTSPFAFTGNRFEFRAPGSMQTVAGPMVTINTIMAEALDHCATELETAVAAGTDFDTAVQDLLTEIIATHGAVVFNGDGYSDKWQVEAAERGLPNLRTTLDALPELIAAPAMELFERYGVFNHREMHSRYEVGLEQYALTVGVEARITLEVGSTSILPAAVRHQTELAVNLGALRSAGVEADASALAEVTGPLTALRSALATLKAALAAEPGETALDEAEHARDELLPAMAAVREAADVLEGVVADDLWPLPTYQEMLYIL from the coding sequence ATGAGTGGAAACACCGTCCGTCTGCAGGCGATCAAGGACGTCGAGGCCTACGTCCCGCCGACGATCAGCCACGCCGGGGAGGCCCCGGGCGAGGTGTTCGGCGAGAACGTGTTCAACAAGGCCGTGATGCAGAAGCGGCTGCCGAAGTCGGTGTTCCGGTCGGTCATGGCCACCATCGAGCGCGGTGCCCGGCTCGACCCCCTGGTCGCCGACGCCGTCGCGTCGGCGATGAAGGACTGGGCCCTGGAGAAGGGCGCCACCCACTACGCGCACGTCTTCTACCCGCTGACCGGGCTGACCGCGGAGAAGCACGACAGCTTCCTGGAGCCCGTGTCGGACGGCTCGGCGCTCGCCGAGTTCGCCGGGAAGACCCTCGTCCAGGGCGAGCCGGACGCGTCCAGCTTCCCCAGCGGCGGGCTGCGCAACACGTTCGAGGCCCGCGGCTACACCGGCTGGGACGTCACCAGCCCGGCGTACGTCCTGGAGAACCCGAACGGCAACACGCTGTGCATCCCGACGGTGTTCGTGTCGATGACCGGCGAGGCGCTCGACCACAAGACGCCGCTGCTGCGCTCGCAGCAGGCGATGGGCGTGCACGCCGAGCGCGTCCTGAAGCTGTTCGGGCACGAGCAGCCGGGCCACATCGTGTCGTTCTGCGGCCCGGAGCAGGAGTACTTCCTGGTCGACCGGCACTTCTTCCTGGCCCGGCCCGACCTGCTCAACGCCGGCCGCACCCTGTTCGGCGCGAAGCCGCCGAAGGGGCAGGAGTTCGACGACCACTACTTCGGCGCCATCCCCGAGCGGGTCCTCGGGTTCATGATGGACACCGAGCGGGAGCTGTTCAAGCTCGGCATCCCGGCGAAGACGCGGCACAACGAGGTCGCGCCCGGGCAGTTCGAGATCGCGCCGATGTTCGAGCGCGCCAACGTCGCGGCCGACCACCAGCAGCTGCTCATGACGACGTTCAAGACCATCGCGAAGAAGCACGGGATGGAGTGCCTGTTCCACGAGAAGCCGTTCGAGGGCGTCAACGGGTCGGGCAAGCACGTCAACTTCTCGCTCGGCAACGCCGACCTGGGCAGCCTGCTCGTCCCCGGGGACACCCCGCACGAGAACGCCCAGTTCCTGGTGTTCTGCGCGGCCGTGATCCGCGCGGTGCACAAGTACTCGGGCCTGCTGCGGGCGTCGGTGGCGTCGGCGACGAACGACCACCGCCTCGGCGCGAACGAGGCACCGCCCGCGATCATCTCGATCTTCCTGGGTGACCAGCTCGCGGACGTGTTCGACCAGATCGCCAAGGGCCGCGCCACGTCGTCGAAGAGCAAGGGGACGATGGTGATCGGCGTCGACACCCTGCCCGTGCTGCCGACCGACCCCGGCGACCGCAACCGCACCAGCCCGTTCGCGTTCACCGGCAACCGGTTCGAGTTCCGCGCCCCGGGCTCCATGCAGACGGTCGCGGGGCCGATGGTCACGATCAACACGATCATGGCCGAGGCGCTCGACCACTGCGCCACCGAGCTGGAGACCGCGGTGGCGGCGGGCACCGACTTCGACACCGCGGTGCAGGACCTGCTCACCGAGATCATCGCCACGCACGGCGCGGTCGTGTTCAACGGCGACGGGTACTCCGACAAGTGGCAGGTCGAGGCGGCCGAGCGCGGGCTGCCGAACCTGCGCACCACCCTCGACGCCCTGCCGGAGCTGATCGCCGCGCCCGCGATGGAGCTGTTCGAGCGCTACGGCGTGTTCAACCACCGGGAGATGCACAGCCGCTACGAGGTCGGGCTGGAGCAGTACGCGCTGACCGTCGGCGTCGAGGCGCGGATCACGCTGGAGGTCGGGTCGACGTCGATCCTCCCGGCGGCGGTGCGCCACCAGACGGAGCTGGCGGTCAACCTCGGGGCGCTGCGGTCGGCAGGGGTGGAGGCCGACGCGTCCGCGCTCGCGGAGGTCACCGGCCCGCTCACCGCCCTGCGCTCCGCGCTCGCGACGCTGAAGGCCGCGCTGGCGGCCGAGCCGGGGGAGACCGCGCTCGACGAGGCCGAGCACGCCCGCGACGAGCTGCTCCCGGCGATGGCGGCGGTCCGCGAGGCCGCGGACGTGCTCGAGGGCGTCGTCGCCGACGACCTGTGGCCGCTGCCGACCTACCAGGAGATGCTCTACATCCTCTAG